The proteins below come from a single Tenuifilum thalassicum genomic window:
- a CDS encoding DUF1858 domain-containing protein: MKITPEISIEELIEEMPESVKFLRDKGIICVICGEPVWGTLYDLASEKGFTDAEIDEIVNELNSL, from the coding sequence ATGAAAATAACACCTGAAATCAGCATTGAAGAGCTAATTGAGGAAATGCCCGAATCGGTTAAGTTCTTGCGCGACAAAGGGATTATTTGTGTGATTTGCGGGGAACCCGTGTGGGGCACTCTTTATGACCTGGCATCGGAAAAGGGATTCACCGATGCAGAAATTGATGAAATTGTAAACGAGCTTAACTCACTTTAA
- a CDS encoding T9SS type A sorting domain-containing protein has translation MKTIKTVLFLVLNFLFYVNTNAQVFLNEGFENGTKPTGWTEEYVSGTEPWRYRNGGHSPNDNNWTVPADQEDITRNPPSAHSGTYNAIFFKQSTNQERSKLITKPLNIEGTIQPELSFWLCQVPWTFSGNTNWDYLRVYYKSNLADDWTLLAEFLDPISDWTQFKINLPNPSSTYYIAFEGQTNWGFGTCIDDVVVEEKGFQERYVSELTVTHPDFTFIPSGSKNEPILRLGFKVFGNTGNATLNTIVVKSKNTNDSDIKSNGIKLYYTPTTLLDTLTPLSTPQSFVNGTATFNNINFNLPNGQSYVWVTYDINSDAVHGNKADAMLDAYSIQVSDSLYPKQNEDPLGSRTIYETIYRNDFDGANTWGLSGEFEVGQPQGLGGALGYPDPTAAFSGTNVLGTDLSGLGTALGDYENSISESASYNAVSPAIDALFYKDLQVTYRRYLNVEVWDKVKLDASKDNGSTWNNIWYNNNYFTDNTWQRTSHSVSSGIARSNQLKFKFSLGPTDNFGTYSGWNIDDFVVTGDYITKDVGVVEWVYPLSGCGHSGADSVIVRVANLGAEPSPASIPVQYSFNNGSTWTTNYLNQSIAPGDTVEFTFSTKVDLTAPGIKQVKARTRLNGDEDASNDGISAQIYIVPTYTLPYSQDFETNDGYWRSYGNPIWKWGTPAKTDLSGGSKAWVTGLTDSYGNLLTGESDTIFYEDFETDNGWTFTGEFERNQIVMQWDTLPTYTYSGLYCIGTDLSRQGVNPGMYEPNSTWYAQSPAINVSGYSNLTLYFWRWHNVAKGDTALVQASSNGTSWETLFTSKGDSIFHEYWDVDTVPIPDSLANFGTIHIRFVLKSNGDATVKEGINFDDVWIEGKQFNSDAAWLASPCFDFSGVTNPIIDLSIFNRTEPEVDGSTLYYSTDNGQSWQHVENITPRDEYFNWYSDSLVSALGVDGWNGLGSSWERSRHELPAAIAGQSNVIFAIGFKADKANNNYGGTAIDNFKLYEAPFDVGVESILNPATACDLSAAQPIDIRIRNYGIRDMQPNDTIIVRVEVAHSMVPDSHTDTIVLSSTLAAGSYLDHTFTKTFNMSVSGDYTITAFTNIESEPTFYSSPANDTATAIVTVQKPFIELGADIWTLQPNTVVLDATSSDPLVTYKWFKDPDYTTPVGTNPTYSVTDANGGKYVVELTNTIPCSTTDTITVHRLIRDVGITAFESPVSSCELSNKTPFKVYVKNFGTDTLSAGDNIDLHYIFNGNPQVDTIWAVDTTILPGDSVIFAFNDSLDMQALGSYPLRAWATINLDEDAGNDELNTTINVWGYPTFSLKGEMGLPKDTVKVTNTFYTLDAGASWSAYYWHNDGSTNQTYDQTETGWGIVTVYDANSCPATDSLFVDLRFSDVSVDSVISPQTSCEIPGMVYPKIIIRNAGTDTITTGTIINLSYKLNSTTIETTTLTTTSNWYPDSTLVIIFSNGVDISAANTYNFEFEATTASDNKPENNILPHTVIVYGFPSLELGDSVFTRNTSYQLDAGPGRDSYLWSTTETTQQITVNQSNWYKVTVTENGSCSSNDSVFVTFLKHDYSISEIVNPVTSCAVQAPQKVSVKFKNVSNDTLKSGQTITIGYQIDTLFFEEKQYTLIADLKPNQFETFTFSEALDLSKPDTLDILAYIIYPADINSSNDTIYSSFIIKESPVVDLGPDRTDRTGSVTLDGGEGIGYTYLWNDSSTGRTLEVNTTGTYYVTTTAPNGCQDQDTVNLTILKPDYRVSAIISPNDACMLSPNETIQVEIENVGTDTLLTGQSLFVSYEVDGQLEQTETVTMTSNFTPGSKIIHNFTKTFDFTSPAAYTLKAYTTYNDDTDPFNNSITKTLTVWGLPSIDLGKDTAICEGSSITLDAGSGYSSYLWNTSATSQTIDVSTAGLYWAEVSDTHGCINRDTINISINNLPSVTHQPLDAVCQNEPEFTLTGGNPSGGVYSGPGTNVTTFIASNAGEGTHTLTYTYTDANGCSNSTNVDITVNPTPVVDLGENRATTEPITLDAGSGFVSYLWQDNSTNQTFTVTETGLYSVTVTDNNGCQGYDEVYITYNESVDIVISSLVSPTDKCYDTQTEQVTVELENRGTKTFTSGEKIGVNYFIGAASPVSEELTLSSNFAQNDKIQYTFSNPITLSTGQFSFTCFTTFASENGDSTVFTINVWDLPDVELGADTIRTSLPYELSSNVSGVSYLWSTGATSPTITIPSGGWGEYWITITDSHGCTDSDTVTIWWPVSVGTISDLPFNISIYPNPVKDQLNIAVDGEKISSYTVELISPAGMTIEKSNINQTNRFALKYDVAKLQPGLYFIRISNSTGESAIYKIIVGNK, from the coding sequence ATGAAAACAATAAAAACAGTTCTTTTTCTTGTGCTTAACTTTCTTTTTTACGTAAACACCAATGCACAAGTTTTTCTAAACGAGGGCTTTGAGAATGGAACAAAGCCTACAGGGTGGACAGAGGAATACGTATCGGGGACCGAACCCTGGCGATACCGAAACGGAGGTCATAGTCCAAACGATAACAACTGGACGGTTCCGGCCGATCAGGAAGACATTACACGCAACCCGCCAAGCGCACACTCAGGAACATATAATGCGATCTTCTTCAAGCAAAGTACCAACCAGGAGCGAAGTAAGCTAATAACCAAACCATTAAACATTGAGGGCACCATTCAACCCGAGCTAAGCTTTTGGCTTTGCCAGGTACCCTGGACATTTTCAGGTAACACCAACTGGGATTACCTTAGGGTATACTATAAAAGTAACCTTGCCGACGACTGGACCCTGCTTGCAGAATTTCTTGACCCCATTTCGGACTGGACTCAGTTTAAGATAAACCTACCCAATCCGAGCAGCACATACTACATAGCATTTGAGGGTCAAACCAATTGGGGATTCGGAACATGTATCGACGATGTGGTTGTTGAGGAGAAAGGCTTTCAGGAACGATATGTAAGCGAGCTAACGGTTACGCATCCCGATTTCACCTTCATTCCAAGCGGCTCAAAAAACGAGCCTATCCTAAGGTTGGGTTTTAAGGTTTTTGGCAATACGGGAAATGCCACGCTTAACACAATTGTGGTAAAATCAAAAAACACAAATGATAGCGACATAAAAAGCAATGGTATAAAGTTGTATTATACACCTACCACATTGCTCGACACGCTTACCCCATTATCAACACCTCAGAGTTTTGTTAACGGAACTGCAACTTTCAACAATATCAACTTCAATCTGCCAAACGGGCAATCGTATGTATGGGTAACCTACGACATCAACTCCGATGCAGTGCATGGGAATAAAGCCGATGCCATGCTCGATGCATATAGCATACAGGTTTCCGATTCGCTCTACCCCAAACAAAACGAGGACCCATTAGGCAGCCGGACCATCTACGAAACAATTTACCGCAACGACTTTGATGGGGCTAACACCTGGGGGCTGTCCGGGGAATTTGAGGTTGGTCAACCTCAGGGTCTAGGAGGAGCATTAGGATACCCCGACCCCACTGCAGCCTTCAGCGGAACAAACGTGCTTGGAACCGACCTGTCAGGCTTAGGAACAGCGTTGGGTGACTATGAAAATAGCATTTCGGAATCAGCTTCCTATAATGCAGTCTCACCTGCAATTGACGCTCTATTCTACAAAGACCTTCAGGTCACCTACCGACGTTACCTGAACGTAGAGGTGTGGGATAAAGTTAAACTTGATGCTAGCAAAGACAACGGCTCGACATGGAACAATATATGGTACAACAACAACTACTTTACCGATAACACATGGCAAAGAACTTCGCATTCGGTATCCTCGGGTATCGCCCGATCAAACCAGCTTAAATTCAAATTTTCCCTTGGCCCTACCGATAATTTTGGAACATACTCGGGCTGGAATATCGACGATTTTGTTGTCACAGGCGACTATATTACAAAAGATGTGGGTGTAGTTGAATGGGTTTACCCCTTATCGGGTTGCGGCCATTCCGGAGCAGACAGTGTAATTGTCAGAGTTGCCAACCTGGGCGCGGAACCGTCACCTGCATCTATTCCCGTTCAATACTCATTTAACAATGGCTCCACCTGGACAACCAACTACCTAAACCAATCCATAGCGCCCGGCGATACCGTGGAATTCACTTTCAGCACAAAAGTAGACCTGACAGCACCGGGTATAAAACAGGTTAAGGCTCGTACCCGTTTGAATGGCGATGAAGACGCATCGAACGACGGAATATCGGCCCAAATCTATATTGTTCCAACATACACCCTGCCCTACTCTCAAGACTTTGAAACCAACGATGGGTATTGGCGCAGCTACGGAAACCCTATTTGGAAGTGGGGAACTCCGGCAAAAACCGACTTAAGCGGTGGTTCAAAAGCATGGGTAACCGGTTTAACAGACAGCTACGGCAACCTGCTAACCGGGGAATCGGATACCATTTTTTATGAGGATTTTGAAACTGATAACGGCTGGACTTTTACAGGTGAATTTGAACGAAACCAAATCGTTATGCAATGGGATACTCTTCCCACATACACCTATAGTGGACTATATTGCATTGGAACCGACCTGAGCAGACAGGGAGTCAACCCAGGTATGTATGAGCCCAACTCCACCTGGTATGCCCAATCACCGGCCATTAATGTTTCAGGCTACTCCAATCTAACCCTTTACTTCTGGCGCTGGCACAACGTTGCCAAGGGCGACACCGCTCTTGTTCAGGCTAGTAGCAATGGAACATCCTGGGAAACCCTCTTCACTTCAAAAGGCGACAGCATATTTCATGAATATTGGGATGTTGACACCGTGCCCATTCCCGACAGCTTGGCTAACTTTGGAACAATCCATATTCGTTTCGTCTTAAAGTCGAATGGTGATGCTACCGTGAAGGAAGGAATTAATTTTGATGATGTTTGGATTGAAGGCAAACAATTTAATAGCGATGCAGCATGGCTAGCAAGCCCCTGTTTTGATTTTTCCGGGGTAACCAATCCGATTATAGATCTTAGCATTTTCAACCGTACAGAACCCGAAGTTGATGGCTCAACCCTCTACTATTCAACCGACAATGGGCAGAGCTGGCAACATGTTGAAAACATCACCCCACGCGATGAGTATTTCAACTGGTACAGCGACAGCCTTGTAAGTGCCCTAGGAGTTGATGGCTGGAATGGGTTAGGTTCAAGTTGGGAACGCTCCCGACATGAACTGCCTGCAGCTATTGCCGGCCAAAGCAATGTAATTTTCGCCATTGGCTTTAAGGCCGACAAAGCCAATAACAACTATGGGGGAACCGCTATTGACAACTTCAAGCTTTATGAGGCACCATTTGATGTTGGGGTTGAAAGCATTCTTAACCCGGCTACCGCTTGCGACCTTAGCGCGGCTCAACCAATCGATATTAGAATTCGCAACTATGGTATTCGCGATATGCAACCCAACGATACGATTATCGTGAGGGTAGAGGTTGCTCATAGCATGGTACCGGATTCTCACACCGACACCATTGTTCTCAGCAGCACACTTGCAGCTGGCAGCTATTTGGACCACACCTTTACCAAAACCTTCAATATGAGCGTTAGCGGGGATTACACCATTACTGCATTTACGAATATTGAGAGCGAACCCACCTTCTACTCCTCTCCAGCCAACGATACTGCTACGGCAATTGTAACCGTTCAAAAACCATTTATCGAGCTAGGTGCCGATATCTGGACGCTTCAGCCCAACACAGTGGTTCTTGATGCCACCAGCTCCGATCCGCTTGTAACCTACAAATGGTTTAAAGACCCAGATTACACAACTCCAGTCGGCACAAACCCGACCTATTCGGTAACCGATGCCAATGGAGGCAAATACGTTGTTGAGCTTACCAATACAATCCCCTGCTCTACAACCGACACCATAACCGTGCACCGACTTATAAGAGATGTTGGTATAACCGCCTTTGAAAGTCCTGTAAGTTCCTGTGAACTTTCCAATAAAACACCATTTAAGGTGTATGTTAAAAACTTTGGAACCGACACCCTATCTGCAGGCGACAACATTGACCTTCATTACATTTTCAACGGCAACCCACAGGTTGACACGATTTGGGCAGTTGACACAACCATTCTACCCGGCGACTCGGTTATCTTTGCCTTTAACGACAGCCTAGATATGCAGGCACTCGGCTCATATCCTCTTAGAGCGTGGGCTACAATCAATCTCGACGAAGATGCCGGGAACGACGAGCTAAACACTACTATTAACGTTTGGGGTTACCCTACTTTTAGTTTAAAAGGCGAAATGGGATTACCCAAAGATACCGTAAAGGTAACCAACACATTTTACACCCTTGACGCTGGAGCATCGTGGAGCGCATACTACTGGCATAATGATGGTTCAACAAACCAAACCTATGACCAAACGGAAACTGGCTGGGGAATTGTTACAGTTTACGACGCCAACAGCTGTCCTGCAACAGACTCCCTCTTTGTTGACCTACGCTTTTCGGATGTAAGCGTTGATTCGGTTATTTCTCCTCAAACATCGTGTGAAATTCCTGGAATGGTATACCCAAAAATCATAATACGAAACGCTGGTACCGATACCATAACTACTGGAACCATCATCAATTTAAGCTATAAGCTAAATAGCACAACCATTGAAACCACTACGCTCACAACAACTTCCAATTGGTATCCCGATTCCACCCTGGTAATTATCTTTAGCAATGGCGTTGATATCTCTGCAGCTAACACATACAACTTTGAGTTCGAAGCCACAACGGCATCCGACAACAAACCCGAGAACAACATTCTCCCGCACACTGTTATAGTGTATGGTTTTCCAAGCCTTGAACTCGGCGATTCCGTTTTCACCAGAAACACGAGCTACCAGCTTGATGCTGGACCGGGAAGAGACTCATACCTGTGGAGCACAACCGAAACAACCCAGCAAATTACGGTAAATCAAAGCAACTGGTATAAAGTTACTGTAACCGAGAATGGTAGTTGCTCTTCGAATGATTCCGTATTTGTAACCTTCCTAAAGCATGACTATTCAATCTCGGAGATAGTAAACCCTGTAACCTCATGTGCTGTTCAAGCGCCTCAAAAGGTATCTGTTAAATTCAAAAATGTAAGTAACGACACCCTTAAAAGCGGCCAAACTATCACAATAGGCTACCAGATTGACACGCTATTCTTTGAAGAAAAGCAATACACCCTCATAGCCGATCTTAAGCCAAATCAGTTTGAAACATTCACATTTAGCGAGGCATTAGATCTTTCGAAACCAGACACACTTGATATATTGGCATACATTATTTACCCAGCCGACATTAATTCCAGCAACGACACAATTTATTCATCCTTCATTATTAAAGAGTCGCCTGTTGTTGACCTTGGTCCCGACAGAACAGACCGAACAGGTAGTGTAACGCTGGATGGTGGTGAGGGAATAGGATACACCTACTTATGGAACGATTCATCAACTGGCAGAACTTTAGAAGTAAATACTACGGGCACGTATTATGTAACCACAACTGCCCCAAATGGTTGTCAGGATCAGGATACCGTTAACCTAACCATCCTCAAACCTGACTACAGGGTATCAGCAATAATTTCGCCAAACGATGCATGTATGTTGAGTCCCAACGAAACCATTCAGGTTGAAATTGAGAATGTTGGGACAGACACACTGCTAACCGGACAAAGCCTATTTGTATCTTATGAGGTAGATGGTCAACTAGAACAAACTGAGACAGTTACCATGACATCTAATTTCACACCAGGTAGTAAAATAATCCACAACTTTACAAAAACCTTCGATTTTACTTCACCTGCAGCCTACACCTTAAAGGCTTATACCACTTATAATGATGATACAGATCCATTCAACAACTCTATAACCAAAACCCTAACGGTATGGGGTTTACCATCTATAGACCTTGGTAAAGACACAGCAATTTGCGAAGGAAGCAGCATTACCCTTGATGCTGGCTCAGGTTATAGTTCCTATCTATGGAACACCAGTGCCACATCACAAACCATTGATGTTTCAACAGCTGGTTTATACTGGGCCGAAGTTTCCGACACGCATGGTTGTATCAACAGAGACACTATTAACATCAGCATTAACAACTTACCAAGTGTAACACATCAACCTTTGGATGCTGTCTGCCAAAACGAGCCCGAATTCACGCTCACAGGTGGTAATCCTAGCGGTGGTGTTTACAGCGGACCTGGAACAAATGTAACTACATTTATTGCATCCAATGCAGGTGAAGGAACACATACACTCACCTACACCTACACCGATGCAAATGGATGCAGCAATAGTACAAATGTTGATATTACAGTAAACCCAACCCCAGTAGTTGATTTGGGCGAAAATCGTGCTACAACTGAGCCTATAACTCTAGATGCTGGTTCGGGATTTGTATCCTACTTGTGGCAAGACAACTCCACAAACCAAACCTTTACAGTTACTGAGACCGGATTGTATTCTGTTACTGTTACCGATAATAACGGATGCCAAGGTTACGACGAGGTGTATATCACTTACAACGAAAGTGTAGATATCGTAATATCAAGCCTTGTTTCACCAACCGACAAGTGCTACGACACTCAAACCGAGCAGGTAACTGTAGAACTTGAAAACCGAGGTACAAAAACATTTACTTCGGGCGAAAAGATTGGAGTTAACTATTTTATCGGTGCTGCTAGCCCTGTTTCGGAAGAACTTACACTAAGCAGTAATTTTGCCCAAAACGACAAAATACAGTACACATTTAGCAATCCAATTACCTTAAGTACAGGCCAGTTTAGTTTCACATGCTTTACTACTTTTGCCAGTGAAAATGGTGATTCAACAGTTTTCACCATTAATGTTTGGGATCTTCCTGACGTAGAGCTAGGAGCCGACACAATCAGAACCTCATTACCTTACGAACTTTCATCTAATGTTAGTGGAGTAAGCTACCTTTGGAGTACTGGAGCTACCAGTCCAACCATAACAATTCCTTCTGGAGGTTGGGGCGAGTACTGGATAACAATAACCGATTCCCATGGTTGTACCGATTCCGATACCGTTACTATATGGTGGCCAGTTAGCGTAGGCACAATTTCCGATCTACCTTTTAACATATCCATCTACCCTAACCCTGTTAAAGATCAGCTCAACATTGCCGTTGACGGTGAAAAAATAAGTAGCTACACTGTTGAACTTATTTCACCCGCTGGTATGACAATTGAAAAATCGAATATAAACCAAACAAATCGATTTGCACTTAAGTATGATGTGGCTAAACTCCAACCAGGATTATACTTTATTAGGATCTCAAATAGCACAGGGGAAAGCGCTATCTACAAAATAATTGTTGGAAATAAGTAA
- the asnA gene encoding aspartate--ammonia ligase: protein MKLQNFETITGSINRTIETEKAITLIKDTFPKLLAEKLNLLRVTAPLIVESQTGINDDLNGVEKPVTFTSQAIGKHIEIVQSLAKWKRLALHKLKMQPGQGIYTDMNALRPDEIPDATHSIYVDQWDWEKFIDSSDRTVEYFRKTVNLIYAAIKEMEMIVATQTRAITPELPQTIHFIHTAELEEMYPSLTAKEREQRICQQYGAVCIEGIGYPLSDGKPTDGRAPDYDDWSTLRPDGYRGLNGDIIVWHKPLGIALELSSMGIRVSRESLMTQLKLQNLESRIKYPYHSMLINNILPQTIGGGIGQSRLCMYLLRKVHIAQVQESVWPDEIETN from the coding sequence ATGAAACTACAAAACTTTGAAACAATTACAGGAAGCATAAACAGAACGATTGAAACGGAAAAGGCAATAACATTAATTAAGGATACTTTTCCAAAACTACTGGCAGAAAAGCTAAACCTTCTTAGGGTAACAGCACCGCTAATAGTTGAATCGCAAACAGGAATTAACGACGATTTAAATGGAGTAGAAAAACCTGTAACCTTCACCTCCCAAGCCATTGGTAAACATATAGAAATTGTTCAATCGTTAGCCAAATGGAAACGTTTGGCCCTACATAAATTAAAAATGCAACCAGGCCAGGGCATTTATACTGATATGAACGCCCTTAGACCCGATGAAATTCCAGATGCTACACACTCTATATATGTTGACCAATGGGACTGGGAAAAATTTATAGATAGTTCGGATAGAACTGTCGAGTATTTTCGTAAAACAGTTAATTTAATTTACGCTGCCATTAAAGAAATGGAAATGATAGTTGCAACACAAACCAGAGCAATTACACCAGAGCTGCCACAAACCATTCATTTCATTCATACGGCAGAACTAGAAGAGATGTACCCTAGCCTCACGGCAAAAGAACGGGAGCAAAGAATCTGCCAACAATATGGTGCTGTATGCATTGAGGGAATAGGCTATCCCCTTTCAGACGGTAAGCCAACAGATGGAAGAGCACCCGACTATGATGATTGGTCTACCCTACGACCCGATGGTTACAGGGGCTTAAATGGCGACATAATAGTTTGGCACAAACCTTTAGGCATTGCTCTGGAACTCTCATCGATGGGGATTAGAGTGAGCAGAGAGTCATTAATGACCCAGCTAAAATTGCAGAATCTTGAAAGCAGAATCAAATACCCATACCATAGCATGCTTATTAACAACATTCTTCCTCAAACAATTGGAGGTGGTATTGGACAATCGCGACTCTGCATGTACCTGCTGCGAAAGGTGCACATTGCTCAGGTACAAGAATCGGTATGGCCCGATGAAATAGAAACCAATTAG
- a CDS encoding OsmC family protein: protein MDKISIQTDWLEGMAFETEVNGHKIIIDADEKVGGTNRGPRPKPLMLVALAGCTGMDVISILKKMREDVKNFRVTVEALQTDEHPKHYVEMKVIYEFWGKNLDPEKVNKAVKLSDERYCGVSAAYKKGMKLTHEVVIHNEE, encoded by the coding sequence ATGGATAAAATAAGCATACAAACCGATTGGTTAGAGGGAATGGCATTTGAAACCGAGGTAAATGGCCATAAAATAATAATTGATGCCGACGAGAAAGTTGGTGGTACCAATCGTGGTCCACGCCCCAAACCTTTAATGCTTGTTGCACTTGCTGGTTGTACCGGGATGGATGTAATATCTATTCTCAAAAAAATGCGCGAAGATGTTAAGAACTTTAGAGTTACCGTTGAAGCCCTTCAAACCGATGAGCATCCAAAGCATTATGTTGAGATGAAAGTGATATACGAATTCTGGGGAAAAAACCTAGACCCAGAAAAAGTAAACAAAGCCGTTAAGCTTAGCGATGAAAGGTATTGTGGTGTTAGTGCCGCATATAAGAAAGGGATGAAGCTGACTCACGAAGTGGTTATTCACAACGAAGAATAA